ATGGAAGattaagaaaaaagaataagaatGTGTCAAAGCCTGTATGATTTAATGACTGTATAGGCTGTTTCTAacaattattttgattttttttaattgtcgATTAcgtgtaatttaaaaaaaatgaatttgccCTAAAAAATCTCACTGAATCGTGAAATCATGAAGCtgacatcttcagattgcttCTGTTGTCTGATCAACATTTAGAAATGTTATTCGGTTCCTCTTTGGTGTgatgattaattgactaattgtttcaggtGTAAACTGCTGCCTATGTTTGAAATAGgtcttctgttgttgttgttgatggctgctttgtgtgtgtgtgtgtgtgtgtgtgcgcgtgcgtgagtgagtgagtgagtgaaggagagagacaaagatgaaTGACAAACATCTTAACAATGAGCAGAAGATGCCAGGCAACTCCTGTCAACTTTAATATGTTTTAGTGTCAGAGCACCTGTCTGATGAATAGATGTTGTTGTGCAGAGGAGCTCTGTTGTACTTGGCTGAGCCTTTAGGGAGGAACTGtaatatattcattcatttacctACATGAGCCTGTACCTAATATTACAAAACTGCAGTATGAAGACATGCATTGTACTTTTGTTAGAGCGTGCATCGGCCCAGCAGTCAGGTGAGGTCAGGTTAAGAGCTGTTTCCATGGCTGGAACGGAGCCTGCCTCTCATTATGTCGTTTCTTGGATGTTGTGTGGACTTTGAGTTTTTCAGCAGCGCCTCTCCAACTAGTCTGACTGCCTCTCTGCTCATTGTGCCATAAAGATTAGAACAAGCCAAGAGCTGACAGAAAACCAAAGACTGAAAAAACTGGCGAGGCAGGCTTTGTAAATAGTAAATCCTGCGTGCTGTTCAGCCCCGCCCTCGCTGATAAGAGTCCATATACACTCCAATGAGAGCACATgcaagcctgattccaaaaaagttgggatgaacacatgattgtacgttactacatgggctcaggaacacttagtaaagcagctgctgataaacacagttaatttgcagatgatgcttttattaatgtttcacacagcgtcccgacTTTTTTCGAATCAGGGTTGTAAGATCATCGATGAAACTTTTCACGCATTCAAATGCAGTCTTATGAGTTTTACAGCTCAGTGCTTGTAAACGGCGTCGGCGTCGGCTTTGACCTGAAAGAGACAACAATAACCAGACAAATCTGATTCAtgcaacactcacacacgccTACACAAAAAATTAATCCGCTGACACACTTGCATGATTCCCCTCAGGTCCAACCAATTGCAGCACTAAACATGGTTATTGATATCACGAATTGGTTTCTGTTATGGTTACAAAGGCTTGACTCATCAAGTCTAATCCTTTCATATCACCtgcacaggctgcagctgccCTGTTTATTTCCTTATTGTGTgaaactcatttattttcttcttttccttcctgttgtttctttgtgctgtgtttaacaCAATAAGAAAtctgtgttctttgttttttcctctttttatctGAATTTTGTCCGCGCTCTCTGTTGTTCAGCATGTCTCCCTGTGTTTGCGCAGACATCTCGGAGGCTGTGGACGTGCCTGTGTGGAAACACGCTGTTCTTCTTCAACGAGAAGAGAGACACTGATGTAAGGAATCACAGAGATTTGGGTCAATATGAGAGACAGGTTTAGATGTTTGTCTTGGAATTGTTCTTTTTGAAGCTGCCACTTGGGAATCACATGTCTcttaatgtgtctttgtgtgcgtTTCATCAGTACATAGAAAAACTGGATCTCAGTGGCTTGATCTCGGTAACAGATGACAGCAGCCAGGATCGTAACTTAGATGCAGCCAGACTCAACCTCCAGATGAAGGATGGAAATATTAAATTCACTGTGAGGGGAATAtgtggaaaatatgaaaataatcctctttttttcccaagtACTTCCTcgttttcacagtttttctccCTTCTTTTGTTACAGGCCCCTAATGCAGAGGCTCGTGAGCTGTGGAAGGGCTACATCCACTCTGTGATGGAGGTCTGTGGTGTTtaacattcagctgtttttaaatgatttcaatTGAAGGACTGATGTTTACACGCGTGTAACATCAGGCCTAATCTAGATAATTGCACCCCTCACTTGCTCAGATAATTGAAAACGGAAACTGTGCGTCTCCCCCGCAGCTGTCGGTGCCTTCCTCCCTCAACCTGCTTCCAGGCCAGATCCACATGCTGAAAGAGGCggtggaaaaggaaaaggaaagactGAAAACTGTCCCTCCGTCTGCTGCGGAGAACTCCAGTCCTTATGTCAGCCTCATAGCAGACATGCCAGCGTGAGTATTAGCAGGACTCGACACTCGCGCACAGGTGAAATGATTTCTTTAAAGTGGCTGCTGATACAACAGCCATGACCAAAGTTAATATTTGAGAAGAGCATTTTGAAGCGAAttaaaaaggtcaaaggtccACATGCCCTTTGTTTTCCAGGTCTCCTAAATCTATAACCTTTACCACTGAAAATGAGTTAAAGGGCTACAGTATGAAAAGAATCTGGGACAAAAAAAGGCATTATGTATCTGTATCTTGAAGCGTTCtgacaaaaaagacacatttaataACTCAATTCACCTTCACTTCAGGCCAAATTACCTTTACTGGAGGCGGTAGACGCCTGCATCTGTGCAGGTGCTTTGTTGTTGCAGCCTCCAACAGTTTACAGTGTTCACAACTTTGCATAGCAGTGCTCTCCAGGGAAAGCTGTATCATTTGGTTTTCAAATAAACTCAAgtattaaatgcatttttatggcTTCAGCAATGTCATCATCGTCTAAAAAGAATACAGCATTATGAAGCTTAAATCCAGActgatgtgtgtgaggtgtCAGTCGGTTTCAGCATCTCAAGATCCAGGTCGGCACAGTCATTGCTGTCTTGAATCTCAAACAAGACTTTTGAAGGTTTCTCCTCTTGTTGTAACAAGCtcaaaaggcaaaaatacaCCTTAAGTCTTTATACTGGATGCATCACTTCTTAATAACCCACTAAAATCAGTTTTAGATGAATGCTGGcagtttttcttcctgtctcatTGCTGTGTCTTCTGGCGTCCTGCAGTTGTTATCACAGTGTCTCTCGtctggaggcagagctgctgcttgaGAAAGAGGCCAAGAGAggaaacctgctgctgaggccTGGGAGTGGAAGTAACTCCTTCGCTGTCACCACCAGACAGGACCTTGacgggtacacacacacacacacacacacacagacacacacacactcaaagcataaacacacacacatgcagatctACGACAGAGGCATACACActtaatctgtgcaaaaaacGGGCTGCGGTGCTGTGTTACTCCTAGAGGAGAACAGAACAGGCCAAATTTCAACACACTGCATCTGACATATCTTTGCAAATGTCCTGCTGTTGCATGTTGTCGTCTTGAACAGTTTCTAAtcttatttgtgttttgattgcctccctccgtcctcctctATCAGCGCTATATTCAAACACTACCGTGTGGCTCGTAAACCTACGGGGGGCTTCACCATTGAAGTGGACAATCCTGTGAGTATTAAAAAATCAGGTCCATATTGAGGTAGTTGAGTGAGAAAGAACCAGTTGCACTTGACAACTTATTGATCAGGTGAAAGAGGAGATGAACTGCAGATTAAAGGGATTGTTGGGGTTTTTGTACGAGGCGCTTATGCATAGTCATTGCAGCGAATGGCGGTCAGAATGTTCTCAGTTTGAAGATGCAGCGCGATGTGCTGCTGTGGACAaggtcagcagcaaaacatatttATCCACATGCAAAAAGCCCCACCTCAAATAATCGTAATCAGTTTAAGTGTAAGctatattttgaatattttcagtgtttgacctTGCTGTCAacagcttctttctttctttggcTCTACATCTTCTCAACCTTAACACTTTACATATGTACAACGGTGAATATATTCTAAATATAGGTACACTTAAACTGACATTATTTTAAGTGGGCCTTTATTTAAGATggataaaatacattttggtgCTGACACTGTTTGCCTCTACTGTAAGAAATGTAAGTGTAGCACATGACCTCCAGGAAATGCAGTGGGTGGTTACAGGTAAACACGGAGGTGGcaataaaaatgtcagtcaGCTCAGTCATATTTCTTCTGCTCTTGTGCTCCACGGACGTGTTAGATAAGGCTTAATGACACGACACGCCTCTCACTTTTGCATGAAACTTACTGGCGCGAGGAGCTGCACGTAGCTGATACTTTTAATTTGATTGAGAATGATTTCCTTCTCAGCACTGAGGGCAGATAAACAGTAATTAAGCCTCATGTTATTTGTGGTTGAGCCAAGTGTTTTATTGTTCTCTGTGCAGGTGCCCTGTGCCACACTACACGATGTGATCAACTATTTGGTGGAAAAAACTGACAGAGTTTTGATTCCGCTCATCATTGAGGAAACTtatgagaaaaacatctgtacGTGAACGTTTCATCTTActttctctgtcactgtttattttcctctcttttttcctttctttttctcactcactTCCTATTTAAGTAGGGTCGCCTCTTTAGCTGTGTAATTATTATCCAGTATGCCAATATACATTTACCAAGAAGCATCCATGACTGATTAAAGTTCTGGCTTTATTACAGCTTTTATTCGgtctgatgatgaaaatggagAGAAGAGCGTTCAGCAGGCCCCGTCGAACCCCGTCCCACCAAGTGTGCCCCCCAAACCAGGTACAGAACTATGTcttttaatgcaaaaacaagCTAACATGGACACATTCACATCCTGCAACTAACCTCACTACACTGTTTGTCAGACCTGTTTGTGGCCCTATGACGCATGCAGGTATTTGGAAATTCCACCTCTACAAATGCGTGGTTTAATCTTGGACTTCTTCCAAATTGCAGTGACATCAAAAATGACTTTTAGTCGGTCTTTTGGACCATAAAGCAACCACTTTAACAACaattgtcaaaaaaaatatatagtacAATCTTGTATTCTTTAAGATAAACCTAAAACATATCTTAAGTGGTTGGTTAATTTGCTTTGTGCTAGCAGGTGCATAAAAATTGTCCCCCAAATATTATCTTCAATCAAGGATTTTTGAATCATTGTGGTAACACTGAAGCTTTCCTGTGCAGGTACGACTGCACTGTGACACCACTTACTCACACCCACCCAATCACTCACGCTCTGCTTGCTTTTGCACCCGAGCGCATCAGGAAGAAATTCCTCTGCAGAGTTTTGCTCTGCTTTGGACTTTGTAACTCAAGCGAATGTTAACGAGACTGAGAGTCTATAGTAGTGGTTCGTGTCTTAAATTGGTTTTCCACGCCTTAAAACAACACCATGTCTGATGGAGGGCCGACTTTGCAGGTTGGGTTTGTGTGCTGGTTGTGAGTAGCTGAACCAAAGAGggatctttttttaatgttttactgaaAAGTTATTAAAAGTTCTAGTAATTGACAAGAAGCAAGCAAAGATTACAGCAAGTCAAACATAATTTGGTGGAGCAGGTATATGTTTTTCTGCTGTCCCGTCTTCTTAATTAGACTTGCGTCCCTTTGTGTGGGTCAAGAGCCCCAAATATGGACCCACTGGACCACGAAGTCCAAAGTGGTGCTTCTGAGCTAAAggctaatattagcatgctgacatccAACAGATATAGTGTTTACCACATTCACCATCTTAGCctgttagcaggctaacatttGTTAATGAGCACTAAACACAGTATAGTACAAGAACAGCTGAGGCAGAGGGGGATGCCATcatttttgcagatatttggtcataaaccaaaggaCATATTGGTTCTAGATGGAGGTTTTTCAGCTCATCCTGCAACCAAATTtcacggcaatccatccagtagtcACTGAgcaagtgcttgctcatgggggaaCTGTTGAGTCCCTGTACATAAATGAGTACAGTCTACATGGAAGCTATCATGAGGCAACTTTTATTGTGATTTGACAACTGTGTGATCCAGACCCAAGGCATGCTGTTAAAAAACCTGCACACGACCAGCATCTATAGCCTATAAAACATTGTATTTGTGTTGGCTTCCACCTGCTTTGGCTCAGGGTTTCGGTGATATCGCACAAGGACACGGTGACAACAGCTGTTGTATCTATATCTTCAACAACACCGCACTAATTGTAATGACGTTGTTTGTTTCCCAGTAGCTCTAAAAATACCGACACTTGTACCA
This DNA window, taken from Chelmon rostratus isolate fCheRos1 chromosome 4, fCheRos1.pri, whole genome shotgun sequence, encodes the following:
- the LOC121605468 gene encoding signal-transducing adaptor protein 1-like isoform X2, whose product is MATRTARQRNQLPACYYEGYLEKRSFKDKTSRRLWTCLCGNTLFFFNEKRDTDYIEKLDLSGLISVTDDSSQDRNLDAARLNLQMKDGNIKFTAPNAEARELWKGYIHSVMELSVPSSLNLLPGQIHMLKEAVEKEKERLKTVPPSAAENSSPYVSLIADMPACYHSVSRLEAELLLEKEAKRGNLLLRPGSGSNSFAVTTRQDLDGAIFKHYRVARKPTGGFTIEVDNPVPCATLHDVINYLVEKTDRVLIPLIIEETYEKNISFIRSDDENGEKSVQQAPSNPVPPSVPPKPALKIPTLVPAPAAFEDEHIYLNDKLEEKERREESAAVPLPQVEKNAPKKAMMPPTPTPRKWASSTSLHTSTSSTNSWNPRTRAHADSLGQIPLAAISELKLKLEQKTRSQE
- the LOC121605468 gene encoding signal-transducing adaptor protein 1-like isoform X1, which codes for MATRTARQRNQLPACYYEGYLEKRSFKDKTSRRLWTCLCGNTLFFFNEKRDTDYIEKLDLSGLISVTDDSSQDRNLDAARLNLQMKDGNIKFTAPNAEARELWKGYIHSVMELSVPSSLNLLPGQIHMLKEAVEKEKERLKTVPPSAAENSSPYVSLIADMPACYHSVSRLEAELLLEKEAKRGNLLLRPGSGSNSFAVTTRQDLDGAIFKHYRVARKPTGGFTIEVDNPVPCATLHDVINYLVEKTDRVLIPLIIEETYEKNISFIRSDDENGEKSVQQAPSNPVPPSVPPKPVALKIPTLVPAPAAFEDEHIYLNDKLEEKERREESAAVPLPQVEKNAPKKAMMPPTPTPRKWASSTSLHTSTSSTNSWNPRTRAHADSLGQIPLAAISELKLKLEQKTRSQE